The Lycium ferocissimum isolate CSIRO_LF1 chromosome 1, AGI_CSIRO_Lferr_CH_V1, whole genome shotgun sequence genome includes a region encoding these proteins:
- the LOC132058813 gene encoding AP-2 complex subunit mu-like isoform X2, with the protein MPVSASAIYFLNLRGDVLINRLYRDDVGGNMVDAFRMHIMQSKELGTCPVRQIGGCSFLYMRISNVYIVIVVSSNANVACAFKFVVEAVTLFKSYFGGAFDEDAIRNNFVLIYELLDEIMDFGYPQNLSPEILKLYITQEGVRSSFSSKHVDRPVPNATLQVTGAVGWRREGLVYKKNEVFLDIVESVNLLMSSKGSVLRCDVTGKVLMKCFLSGMPDLKLGLNDKIGLEKESQLKSRPTKSGKTIELDDVTFHQCVNLTRFNSEKTVSFVPPDGEFELMKYRITEGVNLPFRVLPTIKELGRTRMEVNVKSVFGAKMFALGVVIKIPVPKQTAKTNFQVTSGKAKYNPAIDCLVWKSSICTTWCRIRKFPGQTESTLSAEVELISTITEKKSLTRPPIQMEFQVPMFTASGLRVRFLKVWEKSGYNTVEWVRYITKAGSYEIRC; encoded by the exons ATGCCAGTATCGGCTTCAGCAATATACTTTTTAAATCTCCGTGGCGATGTTCTTATTAATCGCCTTTATCGTGACGATGTTGG GGGAAATATGGTTGATGCCTTCAGGATGCATATAATGCAGTCAAAAGAACTTGGTACATGTCCCGTCCGGCAGATTGGAGGATGCTCTTTCTTGTACATGAGAATTAGCAATGTctatattgtgattgttgttagcAGCAATGCAAATGTTGCATGTGCATTCAAGTTTGTTGTTGAG GCTGTTACATTattcaaatcttattttggtGGTGCCTTCGATGAAGATGCCATCCGCAATAACTTTGTTTTGATTTACGAGCTATTGGACG AAATTATGGATTTTGGTTACCCTCAAAATCTTTCACCTGAAATCTTGAAACTCTACATTACTCAAGAAGGTGTTAGGTCATCCTTTTCATCCAAG CATGTAGATAGGCCAGTTCCAAATGCAACATTGCAAGTCACTGGTGCGGTCGGTTGGCGCAGGGAGGGTCTTGTTTATAAGAAGAATGAG GTATTTCTGGATATTGTGGAGAGTGTTAATCTCCTTATGTCTTCAAAAG GTAGCGTCCTCCGTTGTGATGTAACTGGAAAAGTTCTCATGAAATGCTTCCTTTCCGGAATGCCTGATTTGAAGTTGGGCTTAAATGATAAAATTGGTCTCGAGAAAGAGTCACAGCTCAAGTCCCGTCCGACTAAGAG TGGTAAAACTATTGAGCTCGATGATGTTACTTTCCACCAGTGTGTAAATTTGACAAGATTCAACTCGGAAAAGACTGTCAGCTTTGTTCCGCCTGATGGTGAATTTGAATTGATGAA GTACCGCATTACTGAAGGAGTAAATCTTCCTTTCCGTGTATTACCAACTATCAAAGAATTAGGCCGTACACGTATGGAAGTGAATGTTAAG AGTGTGTTTGGTGCAAAAATGTTTGCTCTTGGAGTAGTTATTAAAATTCCAGTGCCAAAGCAAACTGCAAAAACGAACTTCCAGGTGACATCAGGGAAAGCAAAGTACAATCCAGCCATTGACTGTTTGGTCTGGAA ATCTTCAATATGTACAACTTGGTGCAGGATAAGAAAGTTTCCGGGACAAACTGAGTCAACATTGAGTGCTGAAGTTGAGTTAATTTCGACAATCACAGAGAAGAAGTCCTTGACTCGGCCGCCAATTCAAATGGAATTTCAG GTTCCCATGTTTACAGCATCTGGTTTGCGTGTTCGGTTTCTTAAG GTGTGGGAGAAGAGTGGCTACAACACAGTTGAGTGGGTTCGTTATATCACTAAAGCTGGTTCGTACGAGATAAGGTGCTAA
- the LOC132058813 gene encoding AP-2 complex subunit mu-like isoform X1 — translation MPVSASAIYFLNLRGDVLINRLYRDDVGGNMVDAFRMHIMQSKELGTCPVRQIGGCSFLYMRISNVYIVIVVSSNANVACAFKFVVEAVTLFKSYFGGAFDEDAIRNNFVLIYELLDEIMDFGYPQNLSPEILKLYITQEGVRSSFSSKHVDRPVPNATLQVTGAVGWRREGLVYKKNEVFLDIVESVNLLMSSKGSVLRCDVTGKVLMKCFLSGMPDLKLGLNDKIGLEKESQLKSRPTKSGKTIELDDVTFHQCVNLTRFNSEKTVSFVPPDGEFELMKYRITEGVNLPFRVLPTIKELGRTRMEVNVKVKSVFGAKMFALGVVIKIPVPKQTAKTNFQVTSGKAKYNPAIDCLVWKSSICTTWCRIRKFPGQTESTLSAEVELISTITEKKSLTRPPIQMEFQVPMFTASGLRVRFLKVWEKSGYNTVEWVRYITKAGSYEIRC, via the exons ATGCCAGTATCGGCTTCAGCAATATACTTTTTAAATCTCCGTGGCGATGTTCTTATTAATCGCCTTTATCGTGACGATGTTGG GGGAAATATGGTTGATGCCTTCAGGATGCATATAATGCAGTCAAAAGAACTTGGTACATGTCCCGTCCGGCAGATTGGAGGATGCTCTTTCTTGTACATGAGAATTAGCAATGTctatattgtgattgttgttagcAGCAATGCAAATGTTGCATGTGCATTCAAGTTTGTTGTTGAG GCTGTTACATTattcaaatcttattttggtGGTGCCTTCGATGAAGATGCCATCCGCAATAACTTTGTTTTGATTTACGAGCTATTGGACG AAATTATGGATTTTGGTTACCCTCAAAATCTTTCACCTGAAATCTTGAAACTCTACATTACTCAAGAAGGTGTTAGGTCATCCTTTTCATCCAAG CATGTAGATAGGCCAGTTCCAAATGCAACATTGCAAGTCACTGGTGCGGTCGGTTGGCGCAGGGAGGGTCTTGTTTATAAGAAGAATGAG GTATTTCTGGATATTGTGGAGAGTGTTAATCTCCTTATGTCTTCAAAAG GTAGCGTCCTCCGTTGTGATGTAACTGGAAAAGTTCTCATGAAATGCTTCCTTTCCGGAATGCCTGATTTGAAGTTGGGCTTAAATGATAAAATTGGTCTCGAGAAAGAGTCACAGCTCAAGTCCCGTCCGACTAAGAG TGGTAAAACTATTGAGCTCGATGATGTTACTTTCCACCAGTGTGTAAATTTGACAAGATTCAACTCGGAAAAGACTGTCAGCTTTGTTCCGCCTGATGGTGAATTTGAATTGATGAA GTACCGCATTACTGAAGGAGTAAATCTTCCTTTCCGTGTATTACCAACTATCAAAGAATTAGGCCGTACACGTATGGAAGTGAATGTTAAG GTTAAGAGTGTGTTTGGTGCAAAAATGTTTGCTCTTGGAGTAGTTATTAAAATTCCAGTGCCAAAGCAAACTGCAAAAACGAACTTCCAGGTGACATCAGGGAAAGCAAAGTACAATCCAGCCATTGACTGTTTGGTCTGGAA ATCTTCAATATGTACAACTTGGTGCAGGATAAGAAAGTTTCCGGGACAAACTGAGTCAACATTGAGTGCTGAAGTTGAGTTAATTTCGACAATCACAGAGAAGAAGTCCTTGACTCGGCCGCCAATTCAAATGGAATTTCAG GTTCCCATGTTTACAGCATCTGGTTTGCGTGTTCGGTTTCTTAAG GTGTGGGAGAAGAGTGGCTACAACACAGTTGAGTGGGTTCGTTATATCACTAAAGCTGGTTCGTACGAGATAAGGTGCTAA
- the LOC132058813 gene encoding AP-2 complex subunit mu-like isoform X3, producing MPVSASAIYFLNLRGDVLINRLYRDDVGGNMVDAFRMHIMQSKELGTCPVRQIGGCSFLYMRISNVYIVIVVSSNANVACAFKFVVEAVTLFKSYFGGAFDEDAIRNNFVLIYELLDEIMDFGYPQNLSPEILKLYITQEGVRSSFSSKHVDRPVPNATLQVTGAVGWRREGLVYKKNEVFLDIVESVNLLMSSKGSVLRCDVTGKVLMKCFLSGMPDLKLGLNDKIGLEKESQLKSRPTKSGKTIELDDVTFHQCVNLTRFNSEKTVSFVPPDGEFELMKYRITEGVNLPFRVLPTIKELGRTRMEVNVKVKSVFGAKMFALGVVIKIPVPKQTAKTNFQVTSGKAKYNPAIDCLVWKIRKFPGQTESTLSAEVELISTITEKKSLTRPPIQMEFQVPMFTASGLRVRFLKVWEKSGYNTVEWVRYITKAGSYEIRC from the exons ATGCCAGTATCGGCTTCAGCAATATACTTTTTAAATCTCCGTGGCGATGTTCTTATTAATCGCCTTTATCGTGACGATGTTGG GGGAAATATGGTTGATGCCTTCAGGATGCATATAATGCAGTCAAAAGAACTTGGTACATGTCCCGTCCGGCAGATTGGAGGATGCTCTTTCTTGTACATGAGAATTAGCAATGTctatattgtgattgttgttagcAGCAATGCAAATGTTGCATGTGCATTCAAGTTTGTTGTTGAG GCTGTTACATTattcaaatcttattttggtGGTGCCTTCGATGAAGATGCCATCCGCAATAACTTTGTTTTGATTTACGAGCTATTGGACG AAATTATGGATTTTGGTTACCCTCAAAATCTTTCACCTGAAATCTTGAAACTCTACATTACTCAAGAAGGTGTTAGGTCATCCTTTTCATCCAAG CATGTAGATAGGCCAGTTCCAAATGCAACATTGCAAGTCACTGGTGCGGTCGGTTGGCGCAGGGAGGGTCTTGTTTATAAGAAGAATGAG GTATTTCTGGATATTGTGGAGAGTGTTAATCTCCTTATGTCTTCAAAAG GTAGCGTCCTCCGTTGTGATGTAACTGGAAAAGTTCTCATGAAATGCTTCCTTTCCGGAATGCCTGATTTGAAGTTGGGCTTAAATGATAAAATTGGTCTCGAGAAAGAGTCACAGCTCAAGTCCCGTCCGACTAAGAG TGGTAAAACTATTGAGCTCGATGATGTTACTTTCCACCAGTGTGTAAATTTGACAAGATTCAACTCGGAAAAGACTGTCAGCTTTGTTCCGCCTGATGGTGAATTTGAATTGATGAA GTACCGCATTACTGAAGGAGTAAATCTTCCTTTCCGTGTATTACCAACTATCAAAGAATTAGGCCGTACACGTATGGAAGTGAATGTTAAG GTTAAGAGTGTGTTTGGTGCAAAAATGTTTGCTCTTGGAGTAGTTATTAAAATTCCAGTGCCAAAGCAAACTGCAAAAACGAACTTCCAGGTGACATCAGGGAAAGCAAAGTACAATCCAGCCATTGACTGTTTGGTCTGGAA GATAAGAAAGTTTCCGGGACAAACTGAGTCAACATTGAGTGCTGAAGTTGAGTTAATTTCGACAATCACAGAGAAGAAGTCCTTGACTCGGCCGCCAATTCAAATGGAATTTCAG GTTCCCATGTTTACAGCATCTGGTTTGCGTGTTCGGTTTCTTAAG GTGTGGGAGAAGAGTGGCTACAACACAGTTGAGTGGGTTCGTTATATCACTAAAGCTGGTTCGTACGAGATAAGGTGCTAA